Within Primulina tabacum isolate GXHZ01 chromosome 5, ASM2559414v2, whole genome shotgun sequence, the genomic segment TCGGAAATGCTATGTGGAGGCAGTCCGGGCTGATCAGAGTAGAACAAGGAAGGAAGGGAAGAAGGCAAGGGTGGACGGGGAAAGAACGATGGGGAGAGGAGAGGTGCATTTTGTGACAGAAGAAGAACAAGAAGTAATAGAAATCGGACCAGGCCAGCAAATCCGGGTGGCCCGAGATCTCAGTATATCCACTCGGGTCAATCTGATTCattgtttaaaaactaatattcgTGTGTTTGCTTGGTCCCAACAGGAGTTGACAGTGATTTCTCCCTTGATAGCAGAACATCAATTGAACATCCTCCCGGGATCTCACCcagtaaaacaaaaaaagaggCACTTTGGCTCTGAAAAGGACAAACTGATTGATGCGCAAATTAAGGAGCTTCTGAAAGCTGGCCACATTCGGGAAATTCAATTCCCCACATGGCTTTCGAATGTGGTCTTGGTACCCAAATCTACCGGGAGGTGGCGCATGTGTGTAGACTTCCGCGATCTCAACAAGGCGTGCCCCAAAGATCATTATCCTCTGCCCAGGATTGATCAGCTGGTGGATTCCACCTCGGGCTATGAATTGCTATGTTTCATGGACGCATACCAGGGGTACCATCAAATCCCCCTGGCTAAAAAAGATCAAGAcaaagccagcttcatcacctcgggaggtacattttgttatattgtaatgtctttcgggttgaagaatgcCGGGGCTACTTACCAGCGTCTGATGGATAAAGTCTTTGAGAAGCAGCTGGGACGGAATGTGGaagtctatgtggatgatattctaTCCAAATCTCGGGAGGGTGCCAGCTTTATTAGTGATCTAGAAGAAACTTTTGCGACTCTCATGCATTATGGAATCAAGCTTAATCCTGCCAATTGTATTTTTGGCGTGAAGAGTGGCAAATTCTTGGGATTCATTGTAACAGACCGAGGGATCGAGATGAATCAAGAGAAAGTCAAATCTGTGCTAAGTATGTCATCTCCCCGATCTGTCAAGGAGGTACAAAAGCTAACTGGGAGAATTGCTTCCCTTTCCAGATTTATTTCCCGATCAGCACACCGGAGTTATCCTTTTTTTCAAGTCTTAAGGAAGGCCCAACAATTCGGATGGGATGATAAATGTGAACAGGCCTTCCAGGACTTGAAAATTCATCTTGTCGGGCTCCCGGTGTTGGTGAAACCAGAACCTGGAGAAAAATTATATGTCTACCTATCCACTACAGAGTATGCTCTCAGCTCTGTTCTAATAAAAGAGGAAGGAACTGATCAAAAACCTGTCTAttatgtcagccatgctctGAGGGGGCCCGAGCTCCGGTATAGCGAAGTGGAGAAAATTGCTTTGGCCCTGGTCATGACCGCCCGGAAGCTAAGACCTTACTTTCTGTCACATCAGGTTATTGTTCTTACCAATAGTCCTCTGGGTAGGATCATGACTCACTCTGAAGTATCCGGGCGGATGATAAAATGGACAGTAGAGTTGGGTGAATTTGACATCGAGTACAAGCCCCGAGTGGCCATTAAAGCGCAGGCTTTGTCAGATTTCTTATCTGAAATGATCCAGCCCAGCGAGGAGGAGGTATGGAAAGTATCAGTGGATGGGGCATCTAGCCTGCTGGGGTGCGGAGTAGGGGTGGTGTTAGTGTCTCCCCTGGGAGAAAAGGTCAAATTAGCATTAAGAATTGATTCCCGGATAACCAACAATGAAGCTGAGTATGAGGCTGTTCTTGCAGGTATTCGAGCTGCCCGGGAAGTTGGAGCTTCTCGGATTATTCTATATTCTGATTCACAGCTCATCACTCAACAAATAAAGGGCATTTATGAGGCTAAGGATGACAGGATGCTTAAATATTTACAGCTCATTCGAGCCCAAGCAGAAAGCTTCATGGATTGGAATATTGAACAAATACCCCGGGAAGAAAACAGTGAGGAAGACGCTTTGGCCAAAATGGCCGCTTCTTTATCAGAAGTTAATACCCGGGAGGTGCTGCATATTACTCGGCTGGTTCTCTCTACGGAGGAAGAAGCATCACTCCTGCCTGAAGATTCATGGATGACACCGCTGATCGCGTACATTACGAACCATGAGCTCCCTGAGGATAAAGCCCGAGCTCGGAAGATCAAAAGACAAGctcccaggtttgttctcttaaataaaattttgtacagaagATCATTCCAAGGACCGTTTTTGAGTgtttaaatgaaaaaagaggTGGATTATGTTCTCTGAGAGATTCATGAGGGGTGTTGTGCCGAGCACCTCGGAGGAATGTCTTTAACTCgaaaaacaatgcttgctgGATTCTGGCGGCCCACCTTAAAACAAGATTCTGCTCGTTTGGTCCAGATTTGTGAGGGCTGTCAGCATCATTCGAATTTCAGCTACAGCCCCGCCACTCTCATGAAGCCTATTTGGGCATCCTGCCCTTTTGATCAATGGGGCATGAATATTGTGGGTCCTTTTTCGGTTGCCCGGGCTCAGAAAAAATTCTTACTAGTAGCTGTTGACTACTTTTCCAAGTGGGTTGAAGCTGAGCCTTTAGCAAAAATCACCGAGCAGGAAGTATTGAAATTCTTGTGGAAGAACATTGTGTGCCGGTTCGGTGTGCCCAGGAGAATAATCTCGGACAATGGAAGACAATTTCAAGGTAAAAGAATTACGTCATGGTGCCAggaaatgaaaatcactcaatcttttacctctgttgcatatcctcaagccaatggtcaaacagaagttgtcaatagaatcATTGTGCAAGCATTAAAAGCAAGACTTCAAGGTAAAGGAAAGAATTGGGTGGAGGAGTTACCTAGTGTTATATGGGCTTACAGAACTACtccccgggcacctactcaagaaactcccttcagtttggtatatggttctgaagcagttcTTCCAGTAGAGATCGGGCAGACTTCttcccgggtagaatcttacccggagGACAATGACCAGAGCAGGGCCATGGAATTAGACTTAATAGAAGAAAAAAGGAACAAGACATTTATTCGAATGGAGGCATACAGAAGTCGGGtgatgaaatcatataacaagaAGGTCCGCATCCGAGACTTCCAAGTtggggatttagtcatgaaaaaAGTCAACCCTGCTGGGGAAGTTGGGAAGCTGGAAGCCCGATGGGAAGGACCTTATAAAATCACTCGGAAAGTCAACTCGGGATCCTTTTATTTAGAAGATGCGCTGGGACGTCCCCTCAAAAGGCCTTGGAATGTGTTTAACTTAAAGAAGTACTATGCATAATAGAT encodes:
- the LOC142544461 gene encoding uncharacterized protein LOC142544461, which translates into the protein MARTRRTNQGNSHAQGDGGQTSRQADVNNIGTNLITLTPEELKKMMADAVVLAMARKEVSHPVTSPGDKQGRDQGFEQEQEQGQGRRDNEMVGEDEGSSVGSKSPTVAEELLELRQKMKVLEGQLERRSVARAVPRGCPFSDIIVREPLPGNFKSAKVKDYDGNADPEEHLARFENMAMLHCYTDRIKCKVFLTTLVDSAQRWFEGLTSQSISSFGDFQKVFLHHFSSSKKYKKTAFSLFEVKQNLEESLRAYIRRFNRVVLDVPTCATETKTTAFTQGLREGEFFKSLTKKVPGDFEDLLSRAEKYINMEEAQKQKREAVRKEKGDRMSKPEERGQKRGNTGHFSHHVPLKIAREREVQECSRDLAPDHQLSRPEKSGFCSFHKVCHHNTENCKELKGNYVSPSIPGPSNNSQRPRVPPWTSRPPGSSARGRSVRNIPRIEPSRRREPEPERKKNSPPATGMIKMILGGSTGGDSNRARKGRSRRECLEVEGARRNEAIISFGPEDLRGVNLPHNDALVIQARVANYDILRVFVDSGSSGYYLEAVETALFGFAGHMVYPEGEIMLPLTLGSQDLKRTVMTSFTVVDSPSSYNIILGRPAMNELRAVASTYHKKIKFPVGARVGEVRGDQPSSRKCYVEAVRADQSRTRKEGKKARVDGERTMGRGEVHFVTEEEQEELTVISPLIAEHQLNILPGSHPVKQKKRHFGSEKDKLIDAQIKELLKAGHIREIQFPTWLSNVVLNAGATYQRLMDKVFEKQLGRNVEVYVDDILSKSREGASFISDLEETFATLMHYGIKLNPANCIFGVKSGKFLGFIVTDRGIEMNQEKVKSVLSMSSPRSVKEVQKLTGRIASLSRFISRSAHRSYPFFQVLRKAQQFGWDDKCEQAFQDLKIHLVGLPVLVKPEPGEKLYVYLSTTEYALSSVLIKEEGTDQKPVYYVSHALRGPELRYSEVEKIALALVMTARKLRPYFLSHQVIVLTNSPLGRIMTHSEVSGRMIKWTVELGEFDIEYKPRVAIKAQALSDFLSEMIQPSEEEVWKVSVDGASSLLGCGVGVVLVSPLGEKVKLALRIDSRITNNEAEYEAVLAGIRAAREVGASRIILYSDSQLITQQIKGIYEAKDDRMLKYLQLIRAQAESFMDWNIEQIPREENSEEDALAKMAASLSEVNTREVLHITRLVLSTEEEASLLPEDSWMTPLIAYITNHELPEDKARARKIKRQAPSYSPATLMKPIWASCPFDQWGMNIVGPFSVARAQKKFLLVAVDYFSKWVEAEPLAKITEQEVLKFLWKNIVCRFGVPRRIISDNGRQFQVLPVEIGQTSSRVESYPEDNDQSRAMELDLIEEKRNKTFIRMEAYRSRVMKSYNKKVRIRDFQVGDLVMKKVNPAGEVGKLEARWEGPYKITRKVNSGSFYLEDALGRPLKRPWNVFNLKKYYA